In one window of Pseudoalteromonas sp. GCY DNA:
- a CDS encoding transposase: MATARKRQISLTDTKYYHCISRCVRRAFLCGEDKLTGKSYEHRRGWVEEKLLMLGSVFCINVCAYAVMSNHTHIVLYVDDKKAKRLSDKAIVIRWHKLFKGNWVSQKFIEDEPLNESEQLILDELVDEYRERLADISWFMRVLNEDIARRANKEDNCTGRFWEGRFKSQALLDEAALAACLAYVYLNPIRAKIAATPETSDYTSIKKRIDHAKLGNQPKSLLRFAGSPRKHMPKGLPFDLKSYIELVELTGQCIRADKRGYIFESQPILTRLNIEPENWIKLTTQFSRVFHGAVGRERTITAYCETLQKRRRTNLTNCERLLA, from the coding sequence ATGGCTACTGCCCGTAAAAGACAAATCAGTCTAACCGACACCAAATACTACCACTGTATCTCCCGTTGCGTAAGGCGCGCCTTTCTCTGCGGTGAAGATAAACTTACTGGCAAATCATACGAGCACCGCCGGGGTTGGGTTGAAGAAAAGCTCTTGATGTTGGGGTCTGTGTTTTGTATTAATGTCTGTGCTTATGCCGTGATGAGTAATCATACTCACATTGTTTTATATGTTGATGATAAAAAGGCTAAGCGCCTGTCGGATAAAGCGATTGTGATACGATGGCACAAGCTGTTTAAAGGTAATTGGGTAAGCCAAAAATTTATTGAAGATGAGCCACTCAATGAATCGGAGCAATTGATACTCGATGAGCTGGTTGATGAGTACAGAGAAAGGCTCGCAGATATTAGCTGGTTTATGCGAGTACTCAACGAAGATATCGCCCGCCGAGCAAATAAAGAAGATAATTGTACAGGTCGGTTTTGGGAAGGACGATTCAAATCCCAAGCATTACTGGACGAGGCTGCACTGGCTGCTTGTCTCGCTTACGTATACCTAAACCCCATTAGAGCCAAAATCGCAGCAACGCCCGAGACCTCAGACTACACCAGCATCAAAAAGCGCATCGACCACGCTAAACTGGGTAATCAACCAAAAAGTCTACTACGTTTTGCTGGCAGCCCACGAAAACATATGCCTAAAGGCCTGCCCTTTGATCTCAAATCCTATATTGAATTAGTTGAACTCACAGGCCAATGTATTCGCGCCGATAAACGCGGTTATATCTTTGAGTCTCAGCCTATACTCACTCGGTTAAATATAGAGCCTGAGAACTGGATAAAACTCACCACGCAATTTTCTCGGGTATTCCACGGTGCAGTTGGTCGAGAGCGGACAATAACCGCTTACTGTGAAACACTGCAAAAACGACGACGGACAAACCTAACAAACTGCGAGCGCTTGTTGGCTTAG